One Solanum pennellii chromosome 9, SPENNV200 DNA segment encodes these proteins:
- the LOC107030049 gene encoding uncharacterized protein LOC107030049 → MCIWSTPSGKLLGFMVSRRGIELNPSKIKAIQELPPPKNKIEVMSLLGRLNYTSRFVAQLKTTCEPICKLLKKNATVEWTDECREAFEIKNYLSNPPVLVPPELGRPLILYMSVLDNSFGCVQGQHDDTGKKERAIYYLSKKFTVYEAKYNLLERRCCALTWVAQKLKHYLSSYTTYLISRMDPLNYIFQKPMPTGRLAKWKILLTEFDIIYVTRTAMKAQALAYHLAENPIDEEYEPLKTYFPDEEISCIDEDINDNNQGWKLFFDGASNKKGFGIGVVLISESGEYYPISAQLRFYCTNYMSKYEACILSLRLAVDMGIHELLVLGDSDLLVHQIQGEWETRDPKLIPYQHCLQDVCQQFVSIKIRHIPRVHNEIADALATLSSMLQHLDDAHIDPLYIQIRDQHAYCNMIEEEFDSKPWFHDIKTYLQSGECPSDVTSNQKDYSTTSNGFFLKRRHSI, encoded by the coding sequence ATGTGTATTTGGAGTACACCATCAGGGAAGCTTTTGGGGTTTATGGTCAGTCGAAGAGGTATCGAGTTGAATCcttcaaaaatcaaagcaaTTCAAGAATTGCCACCTCCAAAGAACAAAATTGAGGTTATGAGCCTTCTAGGAAGGTTAAACTACACCAGCAGATTCGTTGCTCAACTCAAAACAACTTGTGAGCCTATCTGTAAGTTATTGAAAAAGAATGCCACAGTCGAGTGGACTGACGAATGTCGAGAAGCTTTTGAAATTAAGAATTACCTATCGAATCCCCCTGTGTTGGTTCCTCCCGAGCTGGGAAGACctttgatattgtatatgtcaGTACTGGATAATTCTTTTGGTTGTGTACAGGGTCAGCATGATGACACTGGGAAGAAAGAGCGGGCCATTTATTACCTCAGCAAGAAGTTTACCGTCTACGAAGCGAAGTACAACCTTCTTGAAAGAAGGTGTTGTGCCCTAACTTGGGTAGCACAAAAGTTGAAACATTATCTTTCATCTTACACTACTTATCTCATATCTCGTATGGATCCATTGaattacatttttcaaaagCCCATGCCCACAGGCAGGCTTGCGAAATGGAAAATATTGCTCACAGAGTTTGACATTATCTATGTAACGCGGACCGCAATGAAAGCTCAAGCATTGGCATATCATCTGGCAGAGAACCCtattgatgaagaatatgaaccaCTTAAAACCTATTTTCCAGACGAAGAGATATCTTGTATTGATGAAGATATTAACGATAACAATCAAGGTTGGAAGTTATTCTTTGATGGTGCCTCTAACAAGAAAGGATTTGGAATAGGAGTTGTTCTTATATCTGAATCAGGGGAATATTACCCTATATCAGCCCAACTTAGATTCTATTGTACTAATTATATGTCTAAGTATGAAGCGTGCATTTTAAGTCTGAGGTTAGCTGTTGACATGGGCATCCATGAATTGTTAGTGTTAGGAGACTCAGACTTACtagttcatcaaattcaaggagaatgggAAACTCGAGACCCAAAGCTCATACCATATCAACATTGTTTACAAGATGTTTGTCAACAATTCGTGTCGATAAAGATTAGACACATTCCCAGAGTGCACAATGAGATTGCAGATGCATTGGCCACTTTATCTTCGATGCTCCAACACCTTGATGACGCTCATATCGACCCTTTATACATACAAATTCGTGATCAACATGCTTATTGCAACATGATTGAGGAAGAATTTGATAGTAAGCCTTGGTTTCATGATATCAAAACATATCTTCAGTCTGGAGAATGTCCGTCGGATGTAACTAGTAATCAAAAGGACTATTCGACGACTAGcaatgggttctttcttaagCGAAGGCATAGTATATAA